Within the Trichoderma breve strain T069 chromosome 3, whole genome shotgun sequence genome, the region TGAGGCGATCTCATACACATGGTCTGGGCAACCCCTCGATCGACCCGTCTACGCCAATGGCAGAGAGTATCTCGTCACTAGAAATGCGGAGGACGTCATGAGGAGGCTGCGCCCAAATAAGCCTGAGCATTCTCGCAATCTGTGGATTGATGCCATCTGCATCAACCagaaagatgacaaagaaaaggcagTAGAGGTACAGCTAATGTATGAGATTTATGCAAATGCAGAGCGTGTCAACATATGGCTTGGCCAAGGATCCGAATCAACTGCCCTTGCCCTCAAATGGCTGAGGTGGTATAGCTGGACGTTTTCTCCAGTCTGGAAAGCCCAGGCAAAATGTGCGGGGGCTATTACATCTGCAGGTTCAATTTTTATAAGGCTGCTTTTGGGCATGGCCGTATTATGCATGTCATGTGTCTGCGCATGTATCATGCTGCTTGTTGGGGCCGTagtcttgtttccttttGGGTTGTTACCCATCTTCAAAAGTGGGCGGTCTTGTTACTCCCCatttcagcttctccaactAACACATAATACTGTTCCAGGCTATAAGAAGCAGTTCCGAGATGGCTTGGCTGACTTGGCGTCCATGGAATACTGGGAGAGAGCGTGGACAGTTCAAGAAGCAAACGCCAACGAACTATGCTTTATTCTATGCGGATCGTCTGCGCCGCTTCGGCTTGATCTATTTTACATGAGCCATTATATGATCCCGCCGATATATATCTTCAGTCTCCTTAACAACAGCAAACTCAATCAGCGCTATAGCTTGCACATACTGGACATATTTCACACCCATGTACAGGCGGAGTTTGGCACCCAGATCTTTGACGTTCTTTGTAAGACAAAAGCAACGATAGCCAAAGATAAGCTGTTTGCCATAAGGGCCATGTTTCCTGATAGTCTGGGTGCATTGACTATCGATTATTCAGTATCCGACAGCGATATTTATACCGAAGCTGCTCGTATCGTTCTAGAGGAGACACAGAACGTCGAGTTCTTTAGATATGCTTGCCAAACTAGTCGAGAGAACAAGTTTCCCAGTTGGGTACCTTCATGGTCCGCGCTTATCGACATTCCTGATTGGATATGTAAATTTGCGCCGGCGACAATTTCCGAGGAGGCTATTATAACAGAGGACGATGATATAAAAATAGTCAAGTTGAAGGGACGGCGGGTTGATAAAGCTGCATCTGCTGTCAGTGAGCGCTTCCCACGTGTAGCACCCCTGCAGGTCCCCTGGTCACGCTCGTTGGATCTCAATGTTGCGCGCGAGGCCTTCGTGGTGTTTAGGGAATGGGTACATTCAACTGGTGCAGCAAACAACGAGGACCCCTGCATGCATCAACTGGCATGGATGATATCTCAAATGATCAATCTGGATGTCAATGACGTTCTGGCTTGGTTTCATTTAACATGGTCCGAAGATAATTTTGGTATGGAGAAGCTATGGGACTACGGATTGCATGGGGGAGAAGTCTGCGATTCTCGGAAATTCACGGTGAACTTCTTGCAAATGGTCAGTGGAAGGTCGCTTTTCATGACGGAAACAGGAAGGGTCGGGATGTCAACTTTGGTCATACGTCCAGGAGACGAAATCGCTCTACTTACAGGCGAAAAGCTGCCATATGTGATCCGAAAAAACCTCGATCGTCCAGACAAATACTCGTTAGTAGCACCGTGTTGGGTGAGCGGTGCTCTCATGGGTGAGGAGTGGCCGGGTTGGAATGGGCAGCTGGAGGACTTGGAAGACATTGAACTGGTTTGAGACCACAAGCCACAAAAGTGGTTGTAACAGAAGAAATGCTTTTCATTCCTCGGAATCCTATATCGGACTCGAGACTACAGAAAGTGGCAAAACTTATAAGAGTCATGTACATATAGGTAGATTCCGCTAAACATATCCAACAGCCTTTGAGGGAGCAATGATATATTGGTCATCGCTTTGCCACATTGAAGcggcttctttctcatcaaaTTCTAGAGTTTGTCGCCCGACAAGGAAATATTATGCGGGTTTGTAGATGTCAGAGCGTTCATAGACCTGGTTGTCACAGCGTCCAAGCTAGATCCGCTGAGGATGGTTTCTTTAACCTTGCTGATCAGTTCAGCTGTTGAGACAACACCAAGCTTGAGAGCGTCTGTAAGTAATCTCGCGACGCCGTGCTGCATCACGCCACGCAGTATTTCCTCTATTTTTAGTAAATGCATATTAGCTCTATAACGACTTCGATCGTGTTGCTAACTACATGGATAATATTTGACTTACTTTGCATGGCTGGCGTGTGTCCTTTGTGTAGAACGATTGTGTACTTTTTAAGCTTCGACTTTGGATATTTCGTCGATAGGTTGATGGGGTGGCCTAAGCTAATAATCGTATGCTTGCTGCCATCCTTTTCGGTAGTTAATGAATAATATTTTCGTAGAGCTGAGACCGTGGTTGCGGTGGCATATTAGTAGAGCCTTCCAGCAAGAGCGTGAAATTTTGCCtaccttctttctcttctttgtcattgaTGCATTCAAGTTGGATAGGCTTATCTTCTGGTCTCAATCCGgctttcttcaacaactgTCGAATAATTTCATCGTCCTCTGTTTGTATCACACACATCTGAATTAGTTGTAAACTTTTTAAAAGAGGCTAGATGCACTCACTGTATATTATAATCCCATGCTCAAAACGAGACTCGCCTGAGTAGcacatcaagaagaagacgtcaATGTATCCAACGAGACGTATCTTGCCGGGCCATCGTTGATTATCAATGAGAATGTCCCACGGATGGATATCGCTGGGCATAAACTGTTAAGGGCAATACGGCCACGATGGTCTGCGATTACATACTAGTCACATTCCAGGGTGTTATCATCAATCGTTCGACCAAAAGTACGGAGAACGCGATGATATGATGCCATTTTCGGCGAGCTCTAATTTAAATGACAATAAATTGGCTAGGGGACGAAAAAATACGGCAGGTCGAACGCAGTTCAAGTAATGCTAGACGTTAATGAGGACAAATGCAGATGAATTGCGGCTCAAAATTGATGAAGCCTGTCGTACAGCAAACGTCGAATATTCTAGGCCCAGATACAATGTAGCAACTTTAACTCACTCAAACGATCAAATGGCCTTCGATTGTCTGCATGGCGTGTGAGTGCGCCTACATGTCACATTAGGTCAGCCTCTAAATCCTCCTATTCGTTTCACCACTGAGACCACGTCACGCAACTTTGGGCATTGATGCAGATACTTATGGGGCGCGAGACGCTGGCTGCATGAATTATGGAGATTATCGTCTAATGAGAGCTGCAGAATAGCATGTCTTCCTCGGCTGGCCAATCAAATCACAAACTCGGTGAGTCGTCGCTTGCCACAGCCTAACAAATGACAGAGACTGAAGAGACATGCGCGGGGGAAAGAGAGGTTCCAAACACAAttcatgtcttcttcatggTAGAAAGAACACCGAAAGTATATCGTTGCGGCTCAAATTGCGCATTGTATGCCTATGACTTTGGCAATTGACTATATATAAGCATCGTTGGATTTTAGAGACTTGCTGATCCAGAGATCTCTCAGACGCCCTATTATGCAATGGCTTGTTG harbors:
- a CDS encoding heterokaryon incompatibility protein (HET) domain-containing protein codes for the protein MAGLETYPELPDSRSIRVIKLHGATGPSDDIRFDLITVSLDAPLPYEAISYTWSGQPLDRPVYANGREYLVTRNAEDVMRRLRPNKPEHSRNLWIDAICINQKDDKEKAVEVQLMYEIYANAERVNIWLGQGSESTALALKWLRWYSWTFSPVWKAQAKCYKKQFRDGLADLASMEYWERAWTVQEANANELCFILCGSSAPLRLDLFYMSHYMIPPIYIFSLLNNSKLNQRYSLHILDIFHTHTKATIAKDKLFAIRAMFPDSLGALTIDYSVSDSDIYTEAARIVLEETQNVEFFRYACQTSRENKFPSWVPSWSALIDIPDWICKFAPATISEEAIITEDDDIKIVKLKGRRVDKAASAVSERFPRVAPLQVPWSRSLDLNVAREAFVVFREWVHSTGAANNEDPCMHQLAWMISQMINLDVNDVLAWFHLTWSEDNFGMEKLWDYGLHGGEVCDSRKFTVNFLQMVSGRSLFMTETGRVGMSTLVIRPGDEIALLTGEKLPYVIRKNLDRPDKYSLVAPCWVSGALMGEEWPGWNGQLEDLEDIELV